In Planococcus versutus, the DNA window AAATTTGACTAAATTTCTACTGATTGCTATTTATATGTGTTTAGACCATCAACAAAGCTTTACAATTAGCTATATTGTTTTTTATAATAGATAGATATACTTTTGGAAAATTTTAAAACAAGGTGGGCAATTATGTCGAAAGATCAAGTGAGAACAGCTGAAGATGTATTCGAAATGGTTGCGTCTTATATGAATGCCGATCATGTACAAACAATAAAAAAGGCATATCAAGTTGCCTATGATGCACACATGGGACAATTCCGGAAATCGGGAGAACCCTATATTGTGCATCCGGTTCAAGTTGCCGGGATTTTAGCCGATTTACAGATGGATCCAGCAACAGTTGCAGCAGGCTTTTTGCATGACGTAGTTGAAGATACGGAAGTTAGCCGTGAAGACATCGTCCGTGATTTTGATGAAGAAGTTGCGATGCTTGTTGATGGTGTGACAAAATTGAGCAAAATCAAGTATTTGTCAAAAGAAGAGCAACAAGCAGAAAATCACCGCAAAATGTTTGTGGCCATGGCACAAGACATTCGCGTGATTTTGATTAAACTGGCGGATCGTCTACACAACCTTCGTACGTTAAAATACCAAACTATCGAAAAGCAACGCATTAAAGCCAATGAAACATTGGAGATTTTTGCGCCAATTGCACATCGTCTTGGGATAAATACCATCAAATGGGAATTGGAAGATACTGCATTACGTTATTTAAACCCACAACAGTATTACCGTATCGTCAATTTGATGAAAAAGAAACGAACAGAACGAGAAGAATATTTGAATAATGTCATGAATGAGGTTCGCACACAACTTGATGAAGTTGATATAAAAGCGGATCTTTTTGGTAGACCCAAACATATTTACAGCATTTACCGAAAAATGGCGATGCAAAACAAGCAGTTTAATGAGATTTATGATTTATTAGCTGTACGGATTACTGTTGAAAGCATTAAAGATTGCTACGCAGTATTAGGGATTATTCACTCTACATGGAAACCAATGCCAGGTCGTTTTAAAGATTACATTGCAATGCCTAAACAAAACTTATATCAATCACTTCATACAACGGTGATTGGGCCACAAGGCGATCCGCTTGAAGTGCAAATTCGCACAGAAGAAATGCACCGCATTGCTGAATATGGTGTCGCTGCGCACTGGGCGTATAAAGAAGGCAAAGTTCTCGAAAAAACAAAAAATTCGGTTGATTCGCGTCTTTCGTGGTTCCGAGAAATTTTGGATTTCCAGAACGACTCCGATAATGCCGAAGAGTTTATGGAGTCTTTAAAATACGATTTGTTTTCAGATATGGTTTACGTTTTTTCACCAAAAGGCGATGTAATCGAAATGCCTGCTGGTTCGTGTCCCATTGATTTTGCGTATCGCGTTCACTCAGAAATTGGCAACAAAACCATAGGTGCTAAAGTCAATGGCAAAATGGCACCACTGGATACGGAATTGCATACGGGAGATATTGTTGAAATTCTGACTTCTAAGCAATCATTTGGTCCAAGTCGCGATTGGCTAAAAATCGCCAAATCAACACAAACGAAAAACAAGATCAAGCAATTTTTCAAAAAACAACTGCGTGAAGACAATGTTGTTAAAGGTCGAGAATTGATTGAAAAAGAAATTAAAAATCAAGACTTTGTAATAAAAGAAGTTTTAACGAATGAAAACATTAAACGTGTATGTGAAAAATTTAATTTTGCAGGCGAAGATGACATGTATGCGGCTGTTGGATTTAACGGCATTACTGCTCAACAAGTCGTTAATCGGTTGGCTGAAAAAATGCGAAAAAAACGTGAGCAAGAAGAGGCAATCGAGAAAATTACCGTTGAAATGAAATCAGCTGTACCGAAAAAGCAAACCGATTCAGGTGTCATTGTTAGAGGAATCGACAACATGATGATTCGCTTATCAAAATGCTGCAATCCGGTACCAGGCGATGACATCATTGGGTTTATTACAAAAGGACGTGGCGTTTCTGTTCATCGTACCGACTGTCCGAATATCCACTCTGAAGACAACGACCGACTGATTCCAGTAGAATGGGAAAATGCAGGAACTCCTGATAACAAGTCCTATCAAATCGATATCGAAGTGCAAGCATACGACCGCACAGGATTGATCAACGAAGTAATGCATTTGGTTAGTGAAACCAAAACGACAATTACTGCAGTTAGTGCGCGGGCAGATAAAGACAAAATTGCCACGATCAATTTGTCCATTATGATTCCACACATTTCGCATTTTAACCGTGTCGTAGAACGCATTAAATCGATTCCAGATGTTTACTCGGTTACGCGTGTAACGAACTAAGGAGGCCACATGAGAGTTATCTTGCAACGCTCTAAAAAAGCATCCGTCACAGTCGATGAGAACATTACTGGCGCTATTGGCTCAGGCTATGTGTTACTTGTTGGTATCACTCATGAAGACACAGAAAAAGACGCAACATATTTAGCGCGTAAAATTGCGCAAATGCGTTTGTTCGAAGACGAAGAAGGAAAGATGAACCGCTCGATTTTAGATCGAGGTGGAGACATCTTATCAATATCTCAATTTACGTTGTATGGTGATGTTAAAAAAGGAAGACGTCCAAGTTTTATCGAAGCGGCTCGACCAGACGTAGCTGAACCGCTGTGGCACTCTTTTAACGAAGCGTTGCGAAGTCATGGTCTCAAAGTTGAAACCGGTGTGTTCGGCGCTATGATGGACGTCCAATTGGTCAATGATGGCCCCGTAACAATTTTAGTAGAGTCTCAATAGAACGTGGAGAAGAAGTACAGGCAAATTAGCTTGTGCTTCTTTTTGTTTTGTCTGCTTGAACATATTTATGAGCGTTATGCACGTTCAGGAAAAAATACGCACGTTCGTGACCGGATACGCACGTTCAACGAGAAATATGCACGTTCAACGGAAAATACGCACAAAAGCCCAAATTGCACATAAAAAAGCACGGAGAAAAGTTCTCCATGCTGATTTTTAGTCGCTTAATTTTTCATCAAAATAATTGATTATACCGGTATAAAGACCGAGTGCCGCTTGTTCGCGAAATTGATTGCTTGTCAAAATGCGTTCTTCATTGAAGTTGCTGAGAAAGCCAAGTTCGACAAGGACAGCAGGCTGTTTGTTTTCGCGAAGCACTAAGTAATTGCCATGTTGAACGCCGCGATCA includes these proteins:
- a CDS encoding RelA/SpoT family protein gives rise to the protein MSKDQVRTAEDVFEMVASYMNADHVQTIKKAYQVAYDAHMGQFRKSGEPYIVHPVQVAGILADLQMDPATVAAGFLHDVVEDTEVSREDIVRDFDEEVAMLVDGVTKLSKIKYLSKEEQQAENHRKMFVAMAQDIRVILIKLADRLHNLRTLKYQTIEKQRIKANETLEIFAPIAHRLGINTIKWELEDTALRYLNPQQYYRIVNLMKKKRTEREEYLNNVMNEVRTQLDEVDIKADLFGRPKHIYSIYRKMAMQNKQFNEIYDLLAVRITVESIKDCYAVLGIIHSTWKPMPGRFKDYIAMPKQNLYQSLHTTVIGPQGDPLEVQIRTEEMHRIAEYGVAAHWAYKEGKVLEKTKNSVDSRLSWFREILDFQNDSDNAEEFMESLKYDLFSDMVYVFSPKGDVIEMPAGSCPIDFAYRVHSEIGNKTIGAKVNGKMAPLDTELHTGDIVEILTSKQSFGPSRDWLKIAKSTQTKNKIKQFFKKQLREDNVVKGRELIEKEIKNQDFVIKEVLTNENIKRVCEKFNFAGEDDMYAAVGFNGITAQQVVNRLAEKMRKKREQEEAIEKITVEMKSAVPKKQTDSGVIVRGIDNMMIRLSKCCNPVPGDDIIGFITKGRGVSVHRTDCPNIHSEDNDRLIPVEWENAGTPDNKSYQIDIEVQAYDRTGLINEVMHLVSETKTTITAVSARADKDKIATINLSIMIPHISHFNRVVERIKSIPDVYSVTRVTN
- the dtd gene encoding D-aminoacyl-tRNA deacylase; its protein translation is MRVILQRSKKASVTVDENITGAIGSGYVLLVGITHEDTEKDATYLARKIAQMRLFEDEEGKMNRSILDRGGDILSISQFTLYGDVKKGRRPSFIEAARPDVAEPLWHSFNEALRSHGLKVETGVFGAMMDVQLVNDGPVTILVESQ